A stretch of DNA from Rathayibacter sp. VKM Ac-2762:
CGTCAGGGCGCTGGCGGAGGACCGGGTGGCGACGGAGTCGCTCGGCGAGCTCTCGGCGTGGGCGGCCGGGCGCGGGTTCCTGCTCGCCGAGAACCGGCACACGGGAGAGCTCGACCTCGTCGTGCCGGAGTCGTAGGCGTCAGCGTCGGCGCCAGCAGCCGGTGAGGTGGTCGTCGACGACTCCGGCCGACTGCATCAGCGCGTACGCGGTGGTCGGTCCGACGAAGCGGAGCCCGGCGGCCTTCAGCGCTCGCGCGAGCGCCGTCGACCCGGGCGTCGTCGCAGGGACGTCGGCGGCTCGGACCACCCGGTCCTCGACGTCCGGATCGTGGAAGGACCACACGAGCTCGTCGAGCGCGCCCTCGCCTCTCTGCTCCAGGAGCGCGAGCACGGCCCGGGCGTTGTCCCGGGTGGCGATGATCTTCGCGCGGTTCCGGATGATGCCGCTGTCCTCCATCAGCCGCTCGACATCGGTGTCGTCGTACCGGGCGACGCGGGCCGGATCGAAGCCGTCGAAGGCCTCGCGGAACCCCGGCCGCTTGCGGAGGATCGTGATCCAGGAGAGGCCGGACTGGAACGCCTCGAGGGAGATCTTCTCGAACAGCGGGCGATCTCCGTGCAGCGGGGTGCCCCATTCCTCGTCGTGGTAGCGGCGGTACTCCGGATCCGCGCCGCTCCAGGCGCAGCGGACCAGGCCGTCCTCTCCCTCGACGAGTCCGTCGGCCGTGCTCATCGGTGGGGGATCCCCTCGTGATCGAGAAGCCAGGCTTTCGTGGCGACGCCCTCGCCCGCGCTGAAGCCGGTGATCC
This window harbors:
- a CDS encoding DNA-3-methyladenine glycosylase I is translated as MSTADGLVEGEDGLVRCAWSGADPEYRRYHDEEWGTPLHGDRPLFEKISLEAFQSGLSWITILRKRPGFREAFDGFDPARVARYDDTDVERLMEDSGIIRNRAKIIATRDNARAVLALLEQRGEGALDELVWSFHDPDVEDRVVRAADVPATTPGSTALARALKAAGLRFVGPTTAYALMQSAGVVDDHLTGCWRRR